Proteins from a single region of Pongo abelii isolate AG06213 chromosome 17, NHGRI_mPonAbe1-v2.0_pri, whole genome shotgun sequence:
- the LIPG gene encoding endothelial lipase isoform X3 has protein sequence MTAKTFFIIHGWTMSGIFENWLHKLVSALHTREKDANVVVVDWLPLAHQLYTDAVNNTRVVGHSIARMLDWLQEKDDFSLGNVHLIGYSLGAHVAGYAGNFVKGTVGRITGLDPAGPMFEGADIHKRLSPDDADFVDVLHTYTRSFGLSIGIQMPVGHIDIYPNGGDFQPGCGLNDVLGSIAYGTITEVVKCEHERAIHLFVDSLVNQDKPSFAFQCTDSNRFKKGICLSCRKNRCNSIGYNAKKMRNKRNSKMYLKTRAGMPFRVYHYQMKIHVFSYKNMGEIEPTFYVTLYGTNADSQTLPLEIVERIEQNATNTFLVYTEEDLGDLLKIQLTWEGASQSWYNLWKELRSYLSQPRNPGRELNIRRIRVKSGETQRKLTFCAEDPENTSISPGRELWFRKCRDGWRMKNETSPTVELP, from the exons ATGAGCGGTATCTTTGAAAACTGGCTGCACAAACTTGTGTCAGCCCTGCACACAAGAGAGAAAGACGCCAATGTAGTTGTGGTTGACTGGCTCCCCCTGGCCCACCAGCTTTACACGGATGCGGTCAATAATACCAGGGTGGTGGGACACAGCATTGCCAGGATGCTCGACTGGCTGCAG GAGAAGGATGATTTTTCTCTCGGGAATGTCCACTTGATCGGCTACAGCCTCGGAGCGCACGTGGCTGGGTATGCTGGCAACTTCGTGAAAGGAACAGTGGGCCGAATCACAG GTTTGGATCCTGCCGGGCCCATGTTTGAAGGGGCCGACATCCACAAGAGGCTGTCTCCAGACGATGCAGATTTTGTGGATGTCCTCCACACCTACACGCGCTCCTTCGGCTTGAGTATTGGTATTCAGATGCCTGTGGGCCACATTGACATCTACCCCAATGGGGGTGACTTTCAGCCAGGCTGTGGACTCAACGATGTCTTGGGATCAATTGCATATGGAA CAATCACAGAGGTGGTAAAATGTGAGCATGAGCGAGCCATCCACCTCTTTGTTGACTCTCTGGTGAATCAGGACAAGCCGAGCTTTGCCTTCCAGTGCACTGACTCCAATCGCTTCAAAAAGGGGATCTGTCTGAGCTGCCGCAAGAACCGTTGTAATAGCATTGGCTACAATGCCAAGAAAATGAGGAACAAGAGGAACAGCAAAATGTACCTAAAAACCCGGGCAGGCATGCCTTTCAGAG TTTACCATTATCAGATGAAAATCCATGTCTTCAGTTACAAGAACATGGGAGAAATTGAGCCCACCTTTTATGTCACCCTTTATGGCACTAATGCAGATTCCCAGACTCTGCCACTGGAAAT AGTGGAGCGGATCGAGCAGAATGCCACCAACACCTTCCTGGTCTACACCGAGGAGGACTTGGGAGACCTCTTGAAGATCCAGCTCACCTGGGAGGGCGCCTCTCAGTCTTGGTACAACCTGTGGAAGGAGCTTCGCAGCTACCTGTCTCAACCCCGCAACCCCGGACGGGAGCTGAATATCAGGCGCATCCGGGTGAAGTCTGGGGAAACCCAGCGGAA ACTGACATTTTGTGCAGAAGACCCTGAGAACACCAGCATATCCCCAGGCCGGGAGCTCTGGTTTCGCAAGTGTCGGGATGGCTGGAGGATGAAAAACGAAACCAG TCCCACTGTGGAGCTTCCCTGA